The genomic segment ATTAATACAAGAATTTCCTGAAGAGAACAGGGCAGAACTTAAACGTTTATTCGAGCGAATCCAAAAATCACTTGATAACATCAAGTACTTGAATCAAAAATCGATGAAAGTTGCAGAATCAAAATTGGAGGAGATAGGCAGCACCCCAATAAAAACCTCTGCCAACATATCACAATATAATGGTTATACAGCAAAAGGCAAGATGAAATCGTCATCACCATCTATTTTAGAAACGAAAGTGTAATATTTGTAGAAAATTATCAAGCAAGGGGGCAATGGTTTTGAGACCAACATTTTTAGGGTTTGAAACCGCAAAACGCGGTTTAATGGCAAATCAAAAAGGCTTGGATATTGCCGGACACAATATGTCCAATATTACTACACCGGGCTATACGCGGCAGAGAGTGGATTTCGTATCTGTATCTACTTCCGGTAAAGGTTCTCGGTATCCTATCAAGCAATCAACATTTTCAGGGCAAGGCGTCAATATTAACGGAGTATCGCAAATCCGCGATTCCTTTTTAGATAAACGCTTCCGCGAGGAGTTCGGTGACGTCGGTTTTTACGATCAGTCATCTGCTATTTTAGGCGATATAGAATTGGCACTGGACGAAATTAAAGGCACCGGTTTGCAAAACGCTATGAAAAACATTACCGAGGCGCTGCAAAACTTTAGTTCGAATGCAGACCAAGTAACCCACGCCAACATTGTGCTTACATCTGTAAAAAACCTTACACAAATTTTGCACCAGTTCGACAGCAAACTTAATAATATTGCGGAGCAGCAAAAATTTGATTTGGATATTGCGGTAAATGATGTAAACTCCATTATGACGCGTATTGCTAATCTTAATAAAAGTATTTCTGAAGAGATATTCATAAATGCTGAATACAGCAACCAGTATTATGGCCCCAACGAGTTGTTAGACCAAAGAAACCTGTTACTGGATGAACTTTCGCGCTATGGCTCGATGATGGTATACCCTAATAAGGATGGTTCTGTCAAAGTTGAGCTGAACGGACATGCTGCTATAGACGGTTCCACTTACGATGCGATAGAGATGGTTAGCGGTGATACGGTGTCGCTTCACTGGCAGAGCAGCGGGGATAAAATTGACCTGCCAACAGGTTCGCTTAAGGCATATATCAATATGATTAACGGCAGAGGCTCGGCTGCAAAAGGTGATGAAAACTTTTCAAAGGGTATCCCTTATTTTAAAGACAAAATTGATGCTTTTGCGCAGCAATTTGCCAAATTGTACAACCAGACGGTGCCCGAAACAGGGGGAACTTTTAAAACTTTAATGCAGGGCGGCAACGACGGTACCATTACAGCTGGTAACATTACGGTAACCGATATTTGGAATGACAATCCGGGTTACATTATTCCGCCAAGTAGTGTTGTCGGCGGTGAAAAAAACAATCAGCATATTCTTGCTTTAATGAACCATTTTAAATCAGAAATTGACTTTGGCGAATTTAAAGGCACATTTGGTGAATATGTTAACTTTTATAATACTGCAATCGGGCAAGAATCTACTTTCCACAGCGACCGCCTGAAGGCAACAGCTGCAATTGCAGATGACCTAATCGAAAACAGAGACGCGGTGTCCGGTATCAACCCTGATGAAGAGGGTACCAACCTTATGCTCTATGAAAAAGCTTATAAGGCAATGAGCAGGCTGATGACCACTTTAGATGAAGCACTGGATGTGCTGATTAACCGTACCGGGCTTGTAGGTAGATAATAAGAACTAATAGATATGGAGGATTGAAGAACTGATGAGAATTACGCAGAACTCATTAACCAGATCCTATTTGAGAAACTTGAACAGAAATCTCTCTAACTTGGCAAAATCAAATGAGAGACTTACTTCCGAAAGAAGATATAATCTCGTTTCTGAAAATACGTCCGATGCTGCTCGTGCTTATACAGTACGTGATGAACTTTGGAGCAACGAACAATTTCTTACCAATATCCGCGATGCAAAAGGTGAGCTCTCTTCGGCAGAAAGCAATATGATGTCAGTCAGTGATATTCTAAAAAGCGTGCAAGAACAAGTAATTCATGGTATAACGGGCACCACTTCTCCCGAACAACGTGAAATTCTTGCAAGCAGTATCAACAATTTGAAAGAAGAGGTACTGCAGCTAGCAAATGCCAAATACGGAGATAAATATTTGTTTTCAGCATCCAACAATGACACCCCTCCGTTTTCTATCGTGAACGGTGAATTGCAGTTTAATGGTGTAAAGGTTGATACCACCAATGACCCGGCTCTTTTTAATGAAAACAACAGTGTTTATCTTGATATCGGGTTAGGTCTTACTATGGTTGGTTCAAACGTGGATACCAAATCTGCGTTCAAAATTTCAACCTCCGGCGTTGATGTACTGGGCTATGGTTCTACTGTCATTGACGGAGAAACAATCCCCAACAACCTCATCAGCATGATGAA from the Hydrogenoanaerobacterium saccharovorans genome contains:
- the flgK gene encoding flagellar hook-associated protein FlgK; translation: MRPTFLGFETAKRGLMANQKGLDIAGHNMSNITTPGYTRQRVDFVSVSTSGKGSRYPIKQSTFSGQGVNINGVSQIRDSFLDKRFREEFGDVGFYDQSSAILGDIELALDEIKGTGLQNAMKNITEALQNFSSNADQVTHANIVLTSVKNLTQILHQFDSKLNNIAEQQKFDLDIAVNDVNSIMTRIANLNKSISEEIFINAEYSNQYYGPNELLDQRNLLLDELSRYGSMMVYPNKDGSVKVELNGHAAIDGSTYDAIEMVSGDTVSLHWQSSGDKIDLPTGSLKAYINMINGRGSAAKGDENFSKGIPYFKDKIDAFAQQFAKLYNQTVPETGGTFKTLMQGGNDGTITAGNITVTDIWNDNPGYIIPPSSVVGGEKNNQHILALMNHFKSEIDFGEFKGTFGEYVNFYNTAIGQESTFHSDRLKATAAIADDLIENRDAVSGINPDEEGTNLMLYEKAYKAMSRLMTTLDEALDVLINRTGLVGR
- the flgN gene encoding flagellar export chaperone FlgN, translated to MGSKQELLDFLYEYAGFFTEMEQTETQKLDNLLSRQLERIEHSIAVQQAMDKRLENLEKKRVDLQIKLGFDGMTFTRLIQEFPEENRAELKRLFERIQKSLDNIKYLNQKSMKVAESKLEEIGSTPIKTSANISQYNGYTAKGKMKSSSPSILETKV